The genomic stretch TTGCCttcaccagcatgttttctttcaagacatcagtttatattatgctctgacagcaggttcagaaattgttcaagtaaaaggcttgtttcaaaacttttcgaaagatctttaccttcgagacttcaaattagtctaagttcatggaagcaaacttgAATTGACCTGTTGAgacggggaaactctgtccatttttttttttttgataactaaacagaaaatattacatggaatggttggtgtccattcacatcgtctgtgctaggaatgctcgcgtgtgattggtttattgttcgcgttaattttcttgtaactttttatcaattttcaccgttgagcagtgaaaaaataatgatgattagcgtattataaaattgttgcacgttttatctatccaacaatatattggttattgttatccatcatgtggttatgctgttattatcgtttgaaatctgacgtaacatttgccagtttcgtttcctattttgcagaatgcatcccagtatagaaaacagagACGTAGTCCcatgtcaaaaatttcaattgaaaaatacaaatactaatgtcggaaccttaatatcaagatgaaatgaatttggttttcttcTATACAGCCAatgcgggatgcaactagtattgtcatgttgaactaaattcatttagctagtaaaatataatcattagtaagctcgtttaactacctattcaaataTCTGTATGGAGAATTTTGGtattctattgtcttttaaataccctatattcagttatttaaataaatctgagaaaagcagagtgtagagttcaaaaataaacaacgcatccccggcggcgcagcgtattttgcggcacctgAAAAATCatcttgaattctgatatttgctgctatacgaaacgaGAAGAAGAAGGCAATTCGAACGGAGAtttgattgtgttccacgccccacagtgcgtcaacagcggcaatgtagttttcacttggcatgactgcacaaaaatgaatatcgagtttttctgcactgatagacgacgagtaaccagcgctctattcatacattgctcggtgcagtactgttgcctgtgccatcatactCTCCCTCAAgatatcagttttaataacagcagaacgtaatactgtctgatagtggaggtggttacgaactttccgaaaaagcttcaccttcatgacatcaaaatagtctagggtCATGGatgctaacattagttgacctattgggactttgagattctgtcatttttttttttgccactgctatacaggataggGGGACAATGGGCAAGATGAGCACCTTAAGCTTCTCATCAAATTGTTAGGGCAAAGTGAGCAAAAAGCTACTGAATACATTTTTACTACATAGAGTAAGAATAATACTCAAGAGTTGCTACATCGGAAACTAAAGAAAAAggttatttaaatatttataaataattttcttAGCCACTAAAAAGTATGAGGCTGGTCGCGGTACGGGGTAGATTGGGCATACCTATGGGGCATAATGGGCATGTTCATATTTTTCGATTTCAAGCAAACATTAAACAATGTATTAATGTAACGTACAATCGTAGGTACCGAAACAAAGTTTTTCTTTCCTGTTTCACTATTTATACTCCGAAACAGCATAATTTTTTAGcctttttcaatttgaaaattatgtatgAATTTGCCCGCatgtaaaaataaggttttggtCCATAAAACACTACTGTGCGGATgaagaaataataaaacatgacaaaatttaaatttaggtAACTATATTTTAATGATTGTCAACAAACGAATCTGTTCGACGCAGCCTTAAATGTCGGCTTAACGTTTGCCGTGGAATGCCGTGTGCAATAGCCGCTCGGTTCACTGACATTCAATGAGAAATAACCGCGTCTATAGCAGTGGCCAATGATGTTTGTGACCATTTTTTGCGCCCCGACAAACGTTTGTAATTCCGAACCATTTTACTATTAACTGCTGCTTGCACGATGTTTACTTTTTTGACAGCACTTTCTGGTTTGTAGGTTATGTTTTCGTGCATAGGTATGGTAATTTTGCCCCTACCAGCAGTGCCCGTTCTGCCCAATGAGAAACACTTATGAGAAAGAGCTGTTTTTAGATGATGTTTGACTTGAAAACACTGCATAATTTATTGAAACTGTTTAAATATCAATAACGATTACCGAACATAAACTTTCGAGCCCAAAACGACACATACGCATGCAAAAACCCTTATTTTTCGCGCTTGTGAGCTATAATATTACACGCAAGACGTGCATGAACGATACAATTGTTGATTGTGTAGAAGCGAATTTGTTTTTTCcagttattttgaataaaattacatCTTCAGATTAATGTTAATGATTCAAATTTATAACAGTTCCAAATTGCTGCCAGAAACCTAGAAACAACATATGCCCATTCTGCCCCGTATGACCATCTTGCCCCTTGTTCCCCTATAACAGCAAGCAGTTGCTGTCTATTTATGatgtctgtgccaggcgtgctcgcatatgattggtacattgttcagGGCTGCAAGttggtcactttttagtgacttggtcactttttttaagCTGGTCACTcaaaagtcacttttttcatcaaaaagtcactaaagttacttttttccgaaaaatagtcactaaagtcacttttttaccAACTTGACCAGCCCTCATCAGCCCTGctttttgaataaaatgtttGATGCCAAATATCTCAGACATGCATGATACGTCGAGATCTgttctctcaaaaaaaaattttttttaggaatACCCGACTTTCTGGCACTAagagaaaattttcgaaacgagAGAGTTAATTGAATTTAACTTAAAAGATTTGAATGCAATTCCTTATACGGCCAAATACCGATCGCCAATAGTGTTGCTTTGCAAAAACTTCAAGTTTGATAagtcgcaagcaaggtttcgctaccatttttattctagcctgtgtctctggaagggtacttaccccacggttaccctcgataaatccgaaacaacggaaaattttgaaatatcttCAACTGTcctaaaaactatgataaatttgttgaaaaaggttcgatcaaaatcggttcaAATCTCgtggaatggcaggtaaaagaattttcattttttcggttgCGGAGGGGTCGGGTACGCAAGTGGTAAAGTGCTCGATAACGGAACGAAAAGTTAGGTCTGGATTTTGGTCTTGTCCGGTCTGATTGAAAATCGGAACGAGCCTGGAACTCGTGGTTCTGtgattagcgatgtcggtcggctagctctcccacacggttgtgatgtcgggttcgatcccgatcaggtcgaggatctcttcgagctggaaattttctcaactcagcactggggcacggtgtatcgttgtacttatcctacaacatgcgaaatgttgcaaaaacaatatcgataacgaattctctcaactcataatctagttgatcgagacggcattagccctccaggctagcgtgcgatattgtttattgttctgCTGCGGTCCGTTTAGGGTGCAGTTTGTTTGGTTTCGTTCCGGTTCGGCTCCAAGTCCGGTACGGTCTGTAATTTGGAAACGAATGTTTCcaatgatttcaataaaacgttattttagtgaaagaatcaatcataaattaATATATGCATGTTAAAAACTGTTTGATTGAAAAAGAACAATTCAAAACAAgttttactatttattttactatttataactatttttaatttgatttttttttgattaaacAAATTGAGGACTAAATAGTGACACACAAGGCTGACTTTGCAGTTTTCCTAAGGAATGAAATATTTATCGAATTCCAACTCTTCTTCAGGGGTTGCGATGTTTAGTGTTGAgaaatcaccatttgtgattagacacacatactcattatactaatatttatcataaatacctaaactactaacaatccccttattaaaaaaaaaaaaaataaaagcttgACGAAATATAGACTTGATAAGCGACTGGAACTGATCTTGCGTTCAACTATGCAATCCAGGACTTTTTTGTACAGTTCTTGTCGTGTCAACTAAATTTGTTCTCTGTTCGAGTATAGAGCGTGTTTCTGTGACATTGACTTTGCTGCATTCCAGAGGCGTGGTTAAGGAAAGCGGTCGCAaactttatttgttttcaaattgcTGAATCAATCACCACTGAATCTTGTACATTAGAGCTCTATAGTAGCTTGTGCTGAATGATTTCAATTTTCATCCATCTTATTTGAGTACGCAAGGATCATTGACTTTGTTCTTTCTAAACATCCAGTTAGGATCACCGTGCCGATTCGTATACAAGGATACTCATACAAGAGGTATATTTCTGTGATATTGATATTGCTGTTGAGCAATACTAGCAAcataggaaaattttaatattttttcaattgtcatttctgatctggctggaactttgcacagatgttcctatAGGCTAAACATATTATactgcggtatttttttttttttttttttttgagtcacGACCTAGGgttaagacactattgatatattgcgaaatatttccaatattcaatattaaaaagtaTTTACCGTTCCATTTTCGGACACCCCTCTATCTATATCATAGCTCATTGCCGTTATATCAAGCGTTACATTATCGTTTGAGgttgtcaattgacagataaacgataaatatcaaaatatatcaaccaatatcgtgtaatattatcgatatatttttcataaaaatatagttgtctagcccctaggtcacgactaacttttgaaaaaaaatcagtaaaattggtaaatggtaatggatgattaaaaatattctaaaagccagaacGGTTTTGGCTAAGTTGTAGATAAgatttatttcttcaaaaaacaaaaaaaaatgactgcaaATACGCCTCAGTTGAAGTCGTGTCGCATTCCAAACGTAATGTTCAAGCTATACGAAAATGTTGACTGTTTACACttgctaaaaacatatttttgtaattttcaacctAAAGGACCACCtcggagaaaaatgagggaatcgTTTCAAAGAAAATTACGTCCTACGACGATATAGGCAATGATTTTATGCTATTTTGTAtatattttgtatatatatGATTTTATGACTTTGCCTGTGAAGGAATGTATTATTAACCCTTTATTATTTTAGTAGTTTATATTCACACACTCACATCTGAGAGGCTTTCACATTGTTTATCAATAAAGACGAGGTCTTCCAGGCGCTTTTCTATTTCGACGAGACAATTCCAGTGCATAGAGTTCGGAGTTAATGGTTTCAAATATAACTAGGGTCAAAAAAAAGATTGTATATGAGCACTTCTCATATTTACAAGACATGTTTAAGACAAAGAAACTCAGATTTCAATGTTGTTTTTGTCCAACGGTAGAGTTTATGGTTTCATGACAAAATATAAGAGATTCAACATAGATGCCGGTTTCAAAATGGCagatcaaataaatttaaatttgctCCTCATATTTTTTGTACTTGAGAAACTCGTTATCTTCTGATTAACCTTTTCGAATATATCTTATCCGTCGTACCATGAGAAATATTTGCCAATATATTTGTTAACATTGCTTTACGTTTCTTGAtattaataaatatatttatcgaTATTTTCGGCTCATCTTGCGCCTAATTGCAATTTGACAGCACCGATGACCAGTTTTGGAAGGTGTAGCGAATAAGATTGAGAAATACTTTTAGGATTCTATTATTACTATTCTAAATAGGTATAATAAATATATTAAGATAAATAGACTCTTtcctgagcaattccacaaaaaacgggcaaccaaatgaatcgaccatttttgatttggttggAACTTTGcaaagacgtttctataggcacaAGATGCTATTTTGTGCTACTGGAATAATTTTATGGGACTCGAtccatttttgagaaactgttgaaaatgctatttcgggaaggtattgatgataacGCTGTGACGTCttggacaaagttgtagataatattttcatCTCATCGAAAAACTGAACTATAAACtatacaatgtaaaaaaaattatttattgaaaagaaaaattaaaaaccaaaattttaaaaaagagaattttttcaaatcttttttctataaaaactcCAAAACATTACCCGAAAAATCAAACAATTTAAAAACTAAtcttaaaaagctcatttctcaaaaatctaatttattttcataaaaactacaaaagattacctaaataaAGAAATCAgtctgatcatggagaaatcaaaaggaaaattcatttgaatttatttttaatttttttttttttcgaggagcatattttttggaaaggataaaattattatctacaactttgtcgaacacaATATGCCAATCAttaaaaccgttttgactgaagaaatattttcaatttccaatAAAGCACTCTATGGGGAATTGACATATTCTTAGtcaaaacggcttgtttgattggcataatgtctttggcaaagttgtagataataatttcgtccttccgaaaaaaatgtaccctgtaaaAAACATtattagtttttcaaaaaatcatgacttttttcttaatttatccaTCATCGGACCGATTGTATTGttaaggtaatcttttgtagtttttataaaaaaaaattagacttTAACAAAATGGGCTGTTTTAGATAACTTATTTCGAATtttcctttaactttttttttaaataaatagtttttcaattttgatcaGAAAGTGCTCTCGATTGTGactaatgtataatgtattagggattttaaatttttgtaaaataattttgtaaaaataaaatttttttcggcataacaaaataattatctacaactttgtcgaagacgttaCATCGATTAAACGAGCCGTTTTGGTCCGAAAAATATTTGCTATCATCAACGCCtccccaaaatagcatttttcaatagcttctcaaaaatgaatcGTGTTCCAGAAAATTAAACCAACAGTCTAAACAAAGTTTCAGCtaaatgaaaaattacaattgataaaaaaattaaaactgggacattttttatggaactGCTCTCCTGCCTCAGGGTTTTAACACCTGTTTATCCAAAATAACGTCGAATAAAATTGGTGCACTATGTATAAGCACATGTAGTTGCCAAAAGTACAATGTGGCAAAATAAGCATTTCAGGGGAAGAAAGTTTTTCGACAGAAAAGGTATGTACTTTAATACTATGATGTAATTACGATGAAATATGGTTTTGTGTTCAAGTGCGTTCCCACGACAAATATCGTAAATTTCGAAGAGAAtatatcatcatttcataccATATTTTCTACAATGTAtatatcatcatttcataccATATTTTCTACAATGTAATGTTACTAAATTTCTAAGATATTGAATTCTGAATCAATAAGCTCACAAACTCTACCTATTGTAAAACATCATGCAAATGTTAGACGCGTTCGATTCTGATTTCAATAGATCCTTTTTTCAAACGATTGATGCGTCCGTGCAAAATTCATGTAATTTGGAAATAGCTCAAAATAAGACTGATCGGAAATTTTACCTTATTAGATTTTCGAACATTATCAGTAGCGTTGAATATGTCGAAAAGTTTATCGATGTCTTCGACATATGCTGCCGTGCTAAGGCACTCTTCTGGTAAGCATCCATATGCGACGTACATTTTAATGGCCGAGGATACCGTAATGCTCAGTGTTTCAGCTGCCACACCAACCCTCATCTCTTCAAAAGCTGGTAAAAATATGTGTTTGTTTGTCAATTTCGGTGCGGCTCTAGGTATCCTTTCACAGTCCTCATAATATAGGGATTTTATATGATCCCATTTGATAACAGCTCCGCCATAGACAGCATTATGATGCATCAAGTTGTTTCTGGATGACTTCAAAAGATGGGGCGGATCAAAAAGACAATACACAGTCTCAGTGATATGTACGAAATAGGGGTGGTCGTACGTAACTCCTAATTTGCTGTAAACTGATCGATTGGTAGAGTTTTGATCGCAAACCATGATTTTCGGGATAAATCCTGCgcttttgataaattttatgGCATTGTCAACAATATAAAGCAAGTCATCGGTTTTGAATCCGTTTTTACTGAAGAAATACCCAATGCTCTGCTTAAAACCAGATATCAACCCCTTAATCCTGACGACCAACACAGAAGCAGCCGCAAAATCTGGTGAGAAATGACCGTCACCCAGCTTACTCGGGAAACCCAATAAAATGTCTGGTTTCGCTCTTCCCAAATACGTGAAGTTAGGACGAAGTGtcatttcatcaattttcaatgaaactaATTTTTCTGCTGGCACAAATAGTtcgatttttcatttaaaatgatttttatatTCTCGTTGAAACCTTCGTCGATTTTAAGCTTTCTCAACCATTTCTTTATCGAAGAAATACTCGGAAGTCTGAAGATCTTCAGCATTTGCCTATATGCACGAGTGGAGCAATAATAGAGGCCCAATGCCATCACCTTCATTGTCTTGGAGTATCTAGCTCCTTTCAATGGTCTAGCTGCGTTCTGTCGAAGTTCACTCAATATACTGTCACTCAAAACAtctttttttatcgttttgctTTTGCGGTAAAACACGGCTTTACTTTTCCATTTCATGATAGAagcgttttttctttttaacGTATTAGATTGTGCATAAGTTTTTTTCAGCAAACGTACGTTTTCCTTTTTAAGTCGTGTTACTATTTTTAGTAATTGATTATACTTGTTTGCTGTACAAGCATAATCATGATCACTATTACGAACTttcttttgctgtttttttttctttctatttaAAACAACCTTAGTTAAACCAGCGTCGTAAATTCTCTCTGTGCTACCAATTTCCTCATTGGCAGCAACGGTAATACATGATCCTGAGATGATATCCGAAAAACTGGTACTACTGTCTCCAACCTTTATTACGGGTACAGCCAAATTATAAACCCTacctgaaaaataaagattACAAGTTACTACTATAAGACTTAATCAATGGCGTGCGACCAGACTGGatcaagcgccatttttttaattgagtgtgtgaaaattattaatttatcttccatgaaaaaacgaaatcatttgaactaattctataataattttataatattaatattataataaaaaatgtgTGTCAGTAAACATACGGGGTGGCAAAACTTTgaacgccgattactcgaaataatgttttacaCTTGattcggtttggctgcacgccgaccaGATATGAACATAATTTTGAAGGATAttgagtatatatatatatatatatatatatatatatatatatatatatatatatatatatatatatatatatatatatatatatatatatatatatatatatatatatatatatatatatatatatatatatatatatatatatatatatatatatatatatatatatatatatatatatatatatatatatatatatatataccataTATATATACCATATATATATACCATTCCCTGAATTTAGGTCTCGTTCACGGTGTAATTGTTCGGAATTAATACAGGAAACTACTCTTAAACCAGCAATTGACCTTGCCAACGGTAAAAATGATGTCGTTCAAAATGGCTCGCCCACGCGAAATCAAACAGCGCTcccgttttgatgttgttttcttacgcgaaaaaaaaataatagcagtGCAGACCTGGGCGATAAACGGTGCGTGATTCACACTTTGATTCGCACAGCAAAACAATGATAAGTATTCTTTTATTTTCGTTCTACCTAGTCACGATTCCTACCTGTGATGTTTTCCGGCCTCAAGGATAATATAATACGAATATATTGTAATATTTCCACTAGCCTCATTAGATGTTACTCACCCTCTGGCTTTT from Wyeomyia smithii strain HCP4-BCI-WySm-NY-G18 chromosome 3, ASM2978416v1, whole genome shotgun sequence encodes the following:
- the LOC129728982 gene encoding uncharacterized protein LOC129728982, which translates into the protein MVCDQNSTNRSVYSKLGVTYDHPYFVHITETVYCLFDPPHLLKSSRNNLMHHNAVYGGAVIKWDHIKSLYYEDCERIPRAAPKLTNKHIFLPAFEEMRVGVAAETLSITVSSAIKMYVAYGCLPEECLSTAAYVEDIDKLFDIFNATDNVRKSNKTVPDLEPNRNETKQTAP